The sequence caaaaataaaacagtttaaTTGTGAGGTCGAAGGTCATCCAATTCTCCCAAACTTTTGAACAAATTCTGACATTTCCTTTGAAGGAATACTAGCTGCTGCTTCTTTTATCTGTagcaaaagaaaaaacaatgtaTAATAATCTCTgatcatttttatcaaaacatctGAAATGTATTCTTTTGTACTTGATGAATTTGAATGTGGCACTAACATAAGGTCAATAAGCTTTTAACTGAATATTTCACAATctacacaatcaatacctactaaCAAGGGcagctaactctgtaatgtgcaaatacgGACTATCGGTTTAGAACTAATTGTAGATTGTCATGACACCtacattatttagtcattatgcCTGGGATTTCCCGGATGTAGGTTTTCTGCTTCTCTGACGCACAAAAATGCCTAGAACTTCCCAAAAAATTTTGGGAGTCCTAGTGACTCAATGTGGAAggaatttaaaatgaatattactGGTCAACTAGATGAAATAGAAGCAATAACTGTTGCACCTATATTGCAATCAATAGTACACTTCTTTTCCTAAACTTAAAATCagattttgatcaaatatggGTGCTATAAATATTGAATGAATAACAACCACATTTGCAACTTGAAACATCTTTCAGAgaatcatatcttatataaactACTGGGGCTTGTCAGAACTTTAAGTGTGGGAACAGATTCGAAAAGCAAAGCAGTAAAAGGCTAACTCTTGCTGTAACAACAATCTAAGAGGTAGGGCCCGAAATGGGGATTTTAATAATTTACTGAATGTTTGCTTTAAAGTCTGTTGATAGTATTGACAAGAATCTTTGGATCAAAAcgtaatacatgtactaacatTTCTCCTTTGCTTGATTCCGGAGTCAACTGTACGTTTGGTGCCCAggagttttttttgtttgagcGCCACATGGTCTCTGAAGAGCGAGTTCTGCTGCTCAAGTTGACTTACTACATGCTGAAGCTGAgccttttgttttaattttactgcTATGTTGTACACCCGACTGTCTTGCTGTGGATTTCCTGATGGTCGCCTGacaaaaaaattataaagtTATTTAAGATCTAATGGATCTATCAGatagttactatatatagatgTCTTTCAGGTGCTCTCAAAGACTGacaacaaattttgttttagtttgcAAAAATATATGTGATGTCATTGAATATCAATTACAAGACTAATTAAATGAAATCTGATAAAATAAAGACCTTGATCGGCTAAATGACTCAGGCAATCGAATAACATGCATATCATATGTGGTTGCTATCTCtgagaattttgaaatttctgaATATGTCACCGTAGGCATAGATTATTCTCTTGATAGGGATGTGGGGGCCAAAAGACTTTTCcatctaattttttttttttttttgtctaatatatagtcagctcgcggtacctcttaaaaatgtgaaatcgtaggccagatttggcctacgctacgtcagcggtatatttctaatatatcgtccatgcaatgccgggaaaacatacacatacctatatattgggatcttatgtactccactgcccccatgttacatcccatttatgaaattaaacacacTGAAATACTttcgagacccttctatttcacacatttgtaatggcctccgtatacacatttagtagagcaaacggcagccaatcaacttcgcttcggttttattttaaaaaaaccacgtgtagttgaaagataaacaaaattcaactgtgtatatgctacatgtatatgcaacgtgaatatcgcgaaagtgatgcggtaccagcaatagtcgtgttcaatttgaatatttgacaacatgtcgtgtatatcgaccataatttcactataaaaactctaactggctagcattttgtttttctttcaactacacgtggttttttaaaaaaaaccaggaatTTTGGTAAAAATTCTGGATATCTAAGACACCAATAGTCTCCTGGGAATCAAAtccatagtttatataaggttgaatAAAGTCTACTTCAGTTTTTCATTGCAAGAAACTGGGATGAAGagtaacaatttaaaaaaaaaatccctaccTACTGACCCTTCATTTTTAATAGGTGTTATATACAAGAAACGagagtattttttttatttggccttGTCAAACAACActaattgttatataaatgaccACCACAGTGTACCACTGTACCAGCACACGATTTATCCATCATTTATATGAAGAGAACACTCATAGATAGGAAGGAGATGTATAACTGTTAACTAATTGTGAAACAATGATGAGTGTTTCAAAAATGACAGCTTATATGATTATTAGATAATGGAATTTGATTAGTTTGCATGTTATTTCTTACCAAGCCTTTTCCTTGTTGTCCCTCTGACTCTCAACTATTGCATCCAAGTCATTAAGTATTTTTTCCATTTGTTCCTCAGCAAACATCAACACCACTTCTTCCTATTTCAGAGAAACAAGTTGATTTTACAGAGAATGTACAGTGTAACCACCAAGGATTTTTTCCTTCAAAGAGAATTTATTATTCTTGGCCTTGGGCTCAATCATTTCATATGGCAAAGCCTCAAATACTTACTGAGTTCAAGCCTTAaaggccaactacctttccggagcaaagcagaaaagttttttaaaaacataaataacatcagaaaatatataccaatggcctaaAATGACGTTACTACTCCAAATATAAGCAAGATACCCTgcgtaatgtttgataacagtggagagttatttcgctgttttgccgtctggcacagtgatagtcaattGCAACTACCACGCTGTAATTAGGAcgatggcgggaaacataagacgacctgcgttatgaaaataaatatcttttttttttaatccaattgttcagaaggtgatgatacgtgtagtattaatggtaagttaataactttttggactctacaaaattatcgaaaaaaaaagtttgaatgAAGTGGAACTAAGTCAGGTATATTGTgcatgcatatacatgtaacggTATGTAACACTggaaataatgataatgatggtttcatcaaagttttcaattttcattatttcttttcccAAAAATCTGCATTTGTTTCACAATTTCTAAAATCTATTGCCATATTCCGAGATAGTGAAAGAAACAACAACAGGACGATATTTTATATACCAACATAAACAAGGTTTGAAGCAACACTAGTCTAGTACTGTACGTATATTTAGCTGTAACGCAAGGGGCATAACTCAAAACACCATCTATTCTACCATTACAcaagttaaaagttaaaaaccaTCTATTACTAAaccaaatatattttcagttaTTCTAAAATGAgaatttgaagaagaaaaaatgtttaaaatgaaaatttaattttgattattttacagGCGTCTGCTGCTGGTTTTgaaaatcaaagtgccaaggccactcatcatagatgctgtgaatgaaggactcaaacaaaggaataaagaaattgtttttttttccatttaaatattgaatttagtatactaagTGTTCAGTGTTGAATTTCagagtttaacaaaatatatttacagtataccgtatttattttatgatatttaaagtttttcaagaacaataagttgaataactcattttcctgaaataactgtaatacattttatatctaaattatttctgaaattacgatttcaacaccaatgaaaccgttcagaatctgagtaccattctttatttattgctaaattatcaatttctcttcaaagacaaaaaaaaagtaaacatatccgtatcttaagatccacttaacattgaagaatattgccaattaaaaggtacattatttggtcacttataacactcaaacttcttttgaattcataagaacgctaacatcaagaaaacttcatgcaaTGCAtcagactttagcaagtcttcataaggctcCGTACATTACAtggcaatataagttcatttgttACTTTAAGTTGCTTGTACATATaagatctatattatcattatattttgtaagtttatgttgataaattttgtactttttccttttcaatataacgcagttgtcgataaaccAAAAGACACAACTACCAGTGACAGATCAAGGGAGGAAACACATACTTTTACTGTGCAATAATATCATCAGATAGTTCGTCAATGTaacaacacaaaaaaactttataagcgttataagaactttcttttgcagttaccttcctaacatttgattacaataatcgatcagtagcatgaattacgtaaaatttaaataaacatacacaatccaaaatccaccgaaagtctgtCGTGGAAGAAGACAGCGACGAAGGCGTTGTTCATGATTTTCTGGAGACTACTGatctcggagtaatacaaatatcatagagtcccaactgaacacttaaaacactccatccatggtgtatatgtatgtacaaattcaatgtctgtggttttgaatattgaggttttattttttcataccatcaagtattacgtgaaatgaacaaaacaacttttaattttcatcgcggagtggtttcattgtttcgATGTGCACAGGCTtgccgagcgtacctaagaatgctgtttcacagcatcaaaaaatATAACAGCCTAAGCCAACGTTACGCCAAATTTATGAACAGATGACTTAGGAGTACTGTGGAGGCTATTgcattaattttacattttttttttcgttaccAAAACCAGAAGCAGTCCAATATAGATAATGTAAATTGCTTTTGTTTTCCTTTGCTGGCAAATCTTACACTGATATGACTATCCAGTTGCTTTGTAAGCAGCATGTGCATCTTTTTGATGATTTCAGGATTCTTCTTGTGAATAGGGCGAAGATGCTTTTGGAATAACTGTAACCTGAAagagaaaatatttcatatataggcCTAAGTATATTTTTTGTAGATATACTGGTATCAAAGTTGCTTGTACATGGTTGCAAATAGTATGTAGGCTTGTGTGAATCTAAAACAACTTCAAAGAAATATTGTATGAAAGTATATTGGGATCGCAAATACACGTACATTATCATAGGCCTACATGCCTACGTCTGTACATGTAACTAGCTCTATAATTGATATCAGCATAGATTGATTTTAAAGTGATTTCAACTCCTTCAtataattatcagattataattAGCCTTTATGATCCTCTGTAATTAACACTCCGACAATATATAATACGTGCATAAGTTATAACTTTTACAATTGTGTACAGTTGAATTGTGACTCAGTCATACTTTGCAGATGAAATTATCTTTTTCCTTGCTTGTGACAAAGCCTTATCAAGAATCTGCATTCTTCCTATTGATTCAGTCTTCTGCGAATCGTCGTTTGTCGCTTCCATAGATTCGCCTTCTTCCGCCATGGCGTCATTTGTAGAGCAGCGAACTGTTTTGACTTCGAATTCCGCGCGATTACATTTAAAACATACCAAATGATCTTCATCCTTGTAGGGTTTGTCGCCAGCGATGTGTTTTAAGCATTTTTGTGATGATGATTTTCTGGTAATTATAATACGAAACGGTATTTAAATTTTGGATGGAAAATTTGAAGCGAACAAATCCATAACACATTATTAAATCCACCATGTTATACTTTTTTAATACATAAACTGATTgataaatataagaaaacataCAATACCTTTTGAATCAAAgagctttatatatattttcttttgtgtcGTATTTTCCTGTAATTTGCAATTTGCTTTAACCAAGATGTCAGCCTCCGGCTCTCACTATGAAAACAAACACAGAGGACAGAAAAAACACGGATTTAAGTCTTATGCAGATTTTAACTTCTTTACCCGTAAGCGTTTATTGAAGCTTGGTAGCTTACAGTATATGAAATGTCTTATGATAGTTCTCGTGATCAAtttgttggtgtttttataCCTGATATATGCGCATAATCTTTTCTCATTGGACCAATACGTGTTGTCAGCGAACGGTGCTTCTCAAT is a genomic window of Argopecten irradians isolate NY chromosome 10, Ai_NY, whole genome shotgun sequence containing:
- the LOC138333901 gene encoding polyamine-modulated factor 1-like, with amino-acid sequence MAEEGESMEATNDDSQKTESIGRMQILDKALSQARKKIISSAKLQLFQKHLRPIHKKNPEIIKKMHMLLTKQLDSHISEEVVLMFAEEQMEKILNDLDAIVESQRDNKEKAWRPSGNPQQDSRVYNIAVKLKQKAQLQHVVSQLEQQNSLFRDHVALKQKKLLGTKRTVDSGIKQRRNIKEAAASIPSKEMSEFVQKFGRIG